A part of Timaviella obliquedivisa GSE-PSE-MK23-08B genomic DNA contains:
- a CDS encoding ABC transporter ATP-binding protein: MVFQSGNQKYHALKTINLDVYRGDIQLLMGPSGSGKTTLLSILGGILTPTSGSVCLAGQDLTKMSRSQLAKFRLKNIGFIFQEFNLFPALTAVENVEVALKLKGFKGGAVHKEGLFLLEQVGLADKAKSLPRDLSGGQKQRVAIARALAGSPQFIMADEPTAALDSQSGHAVITLLRQLAKEHNRTVLMVTHDPRIMDVADRVTNLEDGVLQTV; this comes from the coding sequence ATGGTTTTTCAGAGTGGCAACCAGAAATATCACGCCCTCAAAACTATCAATCTAGATGTTTACCGAGGTGATATTCAACTCTTGATGGGCCCTTCAGGCTCTGGCAAAACGACGCTTTTGTCAATTTTGGGTGGAATTTTAACTCCAACATCAGGCAGCGTTTGCCTAGCAGGACAAGACTTGACTAAAATGTCGCGATCGCAGCTTGCTAAGTTCCGGCTCAAAAATATTGGCTTTATTTTTCAAGAATTTAACCTTTTTCCGGCTCTGACAGCAGTTGAGAACGTAGAAGTTGCCCTGAAGCTCAAAGGGTTTAAGGGAGGAGCAGTGCATAAGGAGGGGCTGTTTTTACTAGAACAGGTGGGGCTAGCCGATAAAGCGAAGAGTCTTCCCCGCGATCTGTCAGGTGGACAAAAGCAGCGAGTGGCGATCGCCCGTGCCCTCGCCGGAAGTCCTCAGTTCATCATGGCAGATGAACCGACAGCAGCCTTAGATTCTCAAAGCGGTCATGCGGTCATTACGCTCTTGCGTCAACTTGCAAAAGAGCATAATCGGACAGTGTTAATGGTGACCCACGATCCACGAATTATGGATGTAGCCGATCGGGTAACAAACTTAGAAGATGGTGTTTTGCAGACTGTTTAG